The Gloeobacter morelensis MG652769 genome contains the following window.
CTGGTCAAGATTCTGCGCGTCGGTGTGGACGGCACCGACAAAGAGATCAACGCCGCCGAATACGGGGCGGCCCCGCCCGGCTGCGATTTTCTGGTGCTTGGCCACGAGAGCTTCGGCGTCGTCGAAGCTGTCGGATCGCACGTCACCGAACTATCCGTCGGCGACTACGTCGTCGCCACGGTGCGCCGGCCGGGCAGCAGCATCTACGACCGGATCGGCCAGTACGACATGACCCTCGACGACACTTACTACGAGCGCGGCATCAGCCTCCGCCACGGCTTTCTTACCGAGTACTACGTCGATGAGCCTGAGTACATCGTCAAAGTGCCTCCGGGACTGAAGGCGGCCGGGGTGTTGCTCGAACCCGCCAGCGTCATCGAAAAAGGCATCCACCAGGCCTACGAGATCCAGCGCCGGCTGCGGGTCTGGCAGCCGAAGCGGGCGGCGGTGCTCGGGGCGGGCACAATCGGGCTGCTTGCCACCCTGGCACTGCGCCTGAGGGGACTGGAAGTGTGCACCTTCGCCCGCACCCGTCCCCCTTACCTCAACTCGGAACTGGTCGGGCAGATCGGCGGCTGCTACCACAGCAGCCAGGATCTGAACCTGGCGGAAGCCTCGAAGGCGCACGGCCCCTTCGACCTCATCTTCGAGGCGACCGGTTTTGCTCCGCTGGTCTTCGAGGCGATGAACATCCTCGGCAAAAACGGCGTGCTCGTTTTGTCGAGCGTGACGGGCGGTGGGCGCAACATCGAGATCCCAGCCGACCGGATCAACCTGGGTTTTGTGCTGGGCAACAAAGTCGTCGTCGGCACGGTCAACGCCAACCGCGAGTACTTTGAACTGGGTGTCCGGGATTTTTGCCGGGCCGAAATGCAG
Protein-coding sequences here:
- a CDS encoding glucose 1-dehydrogenase — encoded protein: MKAIVVFPGQPDSIHLANLPKPGVDDVPGGRGVLVKILRVGVDGTDKEINAAEYGAAPPGCDFLVLGHESFGVVEAVGSHVTELSVGDYVVATVRRPGSSIYDRIGQYDMTLDDTYYERGISLRHGFLTEYYVDEPEYIVKVPPGLKAAGVLLEPASVIEKGIHQAYEIQRRLRVWQPKRAAVLGAGTIGLLATLALRLRGLEVCTFARTRPPYLNSELVGQIGGCYHSSQDLNLAEASKAHGPFDLIFEATGFAPLVFEAMNILGKNGVLVLSSVTGGGRNIEIPADRINLGFVLGNKVVVGTVNANREYFELGVRDFCRAEMQYPGWLAKLLTHPVGGLENYQELIDTLTEAKGAIKVFCEIAPIV